From Vanrija pseudolonga chromosome 1, complete sequence, a single genomic window includes:
- the SAS10 gene encoding Something about silencing protein 10, with product MARKRSRNSSGGGKKAAPGATINKIESYEDTLEEGGVDDFMFKRDQISFNPQNDSGNDEDVNGEVGDEVLGLDVPSRRRADEDEDDEEEFDEDEDEAPLPKQRKAKTKADLSTKGRYGKEEVDSDEEEDDDSDASGSGSEIDDEEGWGRQYYSKPSTRREKETGEYDEKREEERELEEKEVRRLQRRAREAMGGDDWGLDDIEVEHASSVKENDEAPAPVAAPETTDRDVLLRHMQSHEPLKLALARDFSLVLRKLKKTARGIKAMEAEAEGEESLHKGLGWLHYQTLLTYATTLAFYIHLCALPPSERPDLSNHPILPRLLQLKEGVSALQDLDFAAGSVSDAGPELFIRDGLGEDDEDEDEEEFQNLLQAKRELMARMNAGGGEDDEEDEEIDEEEDAENLWHQAGLEDDELDGLLADQEEALAAPVAAPPKKQKKKRERGRKNKSKAIEIDEDDEDEDVTPTATFTPLAEPEFAPSTKKSKKAADAFMVEDTLGDATSLADADAADKEHKKRTLRFHTSKIAATSARRSAARDRRMGGDDDIPYRDRQAARDAALRKNAPKGDGGEALDGSDWTESDRKRAREVREEAEEAADDDDGDDGYYDLVKRRKVAKDQAKEDAHEVFRDAKFTAFEGFDEETDGPRGLTRAIEKNRGLTPRRSKTGRNPRVKKRQAYEKAKQKVGSQRAVYKGGQGALSGAYSGEKTGISTTIKSRKF from the exons ATGGCACGCAAGCGCTCAAGAAACtcgagcgggggcggcaagaaggccgcgccgGGTGCGACGATCAACAAGATCGAGTCGTACGAGGACACACTGGAAGAGGGCGGTGTCGACGACT TCATGTTCAAGCGCGACCAGATCTCGTTCAACCCGCAGAACGACTCAGGCAACGATGAAGATGTAAACGGGGAGGTGGGAGACGAGGTTCTGGGCCTGGACGttccctcccgccgccgcgccgacgaggacgaggacgatgaggaggagttcgacgaggacgaggacgaggcccCGCTGCCCAagcagcgcaaggccaagaccaaggccgacCTGTCGACCAAGGGCCGGTACGGCAAGGAGGAAGtggactcggacgaggaggaggacgacgactcggacgcgtccggctcgggctcggagatcgacgacgaggagggctgGGGTCGCCAGTACTACTCGAAGCcatcgacgcgccgcgagaaggagacgggcgagtacgacgagaagcgcgaggaggagcgcgagctcgaggagaaggaggtgcGCCGGCTccaacggcgcgcgcgtgaggccatgggcggcgacgactggggcctcgacgacattgagGTCGAGCATGCTTC TTCTGTGAAGGAGAACGACGAGGCACCAGCACCTGTTGCCGCGCCTGAGACCACCGACCGCGATGTGCTCCTCCGCCACATGCAGTCCCACGAGccgctcaagctcgcgctcgcacgCGACTTCTCGCTCGTCCTCCGCAAGCTCAAGaagacggcgcgcggcatcaAGGCAatggaggccgaggctgagggcgaggagtcATTGCATAAGGGCCTCGGATGGCTGCACTACCAGACGCTGTTGACGTACGCCACGACACTGGCGTTCTACATTCACCTGTGCGCGCTCCCGCCATCAGAACGGCCCGACCTGTCCAACCATCCGATCCTGCCGCGCCTCctccagctcaaggagggcgtGAGCGCACTGCAGGACCTCGACTTTGCTGCCGGCTCCGTGTCGGATGCCGGACCCGAGCTGTTTATCCGTGACGGCttgggcgaggacgacgaggatgaggacgaggaagagtTCCAGAACCTCCTGCAGGCGAAGCGCGAGCTCATGGCACGCATGAatgctggcggtggcgaggacgacgaggaagacgaggagattgacgaggaggaggacgccgagaaccTGTGGCACCAGGCCGGACTGGAAGACGACGAGTTGGATGGTCTGCTCGCCGACCAGGAGGAGGCATTGGCTGCCCCAGTGGCTGCGCCACCGAAGAagcagaagaagaagcgcgagcgcggacGGAAGAACAAGTCCAAGGCGAtcgagatcgacgaggacgacgaggacgaggacgtcacGCCAACAGCGACATTCACACCTCTTGCCGAGCCCGAGTTCGCACCGTCGACCAAGAAGTCGAAGAAGGCTGCCGACGCATTCATGGTCGAGGACACGCTGGGCGACGcgacctcgctcgccgacgccgatgctGCGGACAAGGAGCACAAGAAGCGTACGCTGCGGTTCCACACTTCCAAGATCGCTGccacgtcggcgcgtcgctcggccgcgcgcgaccgccgcatgggtggcgacgacgacatcccCTACCGCGACCGACAGGCGGCACGAGACGCTGCGCTGCGGAAGAACGCGCCCAagggcgatggcggcgaggcgctcgacggctCCGACTGGACCGAGAGCGACCGCAAGCGCGCacgcgaggtgcgcgaggaggccgaggaggcggccgacgacgacgacggcgacgacgggtaCTACGACCTCGTGAAGCGGCGCAAGGTGGCCAAGGACCAGGCCAAGGAAGATGCGCACGAGGTGTTCCGGGACGCCAAGTTCACGGCGTTCGAGGGcttcgacgaggagacggacGGGCCCCGCGGCCTCACGCGCGCCATCGAGAAGAACCGTGGTCTCACCCCACGCCGGTCCAAGACGGGCCGCAACCCCCGTGTCAAGAAGCGCCAGGCGtacgagaaggccaagcagAAGGTCGGGTCCCAGCGCGCCGTGTACAAGGGCGGCCAGGGCGCCCTGTCTGGTGCGTACAGCGGCGAGAAGACGGGTATCTCGACGACTATCAAGTCGCGCAAGTTCTAG
- the bet4 gene encoding Geranylgeranyl transferase type-2 subunit alpha: MHGVKRTKVSPEAAEAKRLKELTKIQAYTALEEDVLARKKANDYSPEALKQTTALLDLNPEFYTIWNYRRNILSRGLIPKSTPEEVVALLTADLRLTMAYMKVHPKVYWIWTHRKWCLENVPQGPDDTEGWREEFWRTELAVVEKILSVDARNFHAWSYRRYVVGSLPASFTPPRTPADELKYTTKKIEANFSNFSAWHHRTKLLGKEWAALPADKVAAQKDKEFELVTQALWTDPGDQSGWLYHRWLVGTAPTVLVLTREVDNIRELNEAEPDSKWCMNALAHNLLLLAGLSSEAEAKALRTEAKSLLERLEVIDEDRKERYRELAGKQ, translated from the exons ATG CACGGAGTCAAGCGCACAAAAGTGTcccccgaggccgccgaggccaagcgcctcaaggagctcaCCAAGATCCAGGCGTAcaccgcgctcgaggaggacgtgctGGCGAGG AAAAAGGCCAACGACTACTCCCCCGAGGCACTGAAGCAGACAacggccctcctcgacctcaaccCCGAGTTCTACACCATCTGGAACTACCGGCGCAACATCCTGTCGCGTGGGCTGATCCCCAAGTC CACGCCAGAAGAGGTCGTGGCCCTCCTCACTGCCGACCTCCGCCTCACGATGGCGTACATGAAGGTCCACCCCAAGGTGTACTGGATCTGGACGCACCGGAAGTGGTGTCTCGAGAACGTGCCGCAAGGCCCTGATGACACGGAGGGCTGGCGCGAGGAGTTTTGGCGGACAGAGCTGGCTGTGGTCGAGAAGATCTTGAGCGTGGACGCGCGAAACT TCCATGCGTGGAGCTACCGCCGCTACGTCGTCGGCTCTCTTCCTGCGTCcttcacgccgccgcgcacgccggccgacgagctcaagtACACGACCAAGAAGATCGAGGCCAACTTCTCCAACTTCTCCGCATGGCACCACCGCACCAAGCTGCTCGGCAAGGAGTGGGCCGCACTGCCAGCCGACAAGGTCGCGGCGCAGAAGGACAAGG AGTTCGAGCTCGTGACACAGGCGCTGTGGACCGACCCGGGAGACCAGAGCGGGTGGCTCTACCACCGCTGGCTggtcggcacggcgccgaccgtgctcgtgctcacGCGCGAGGTGGACAACATCCGCGAGCTgaacgaggccgagcccgatTCCAAGT GGTGCATGAacgccctcgcgcacaacctcctcctccttgctgGGTTGTCGAGCGAGGCTGAAGCAAAGGCACTACGCACGGAGGCTAAGAGCTTGCTGGAACGCCTGGAGGTCATTGACGAGGACAGGAAGGAGCGCTACCGCGAACTTG CAGGCAAACAGTAG
- the rhp42 gene encoding DNA repair protein rhp42, which yields MVGGTRRPEPRRLSKAEKGKGKATAIEVPDSPIMIQDSSDEEEEDEFEEVAIPSHVGSSSMAGTPLSASTPNNYDVESANEASLADVDIGHGYLDDDDEEPEEERVIQVVIGGETEEQKAKRIALALRKKPLTAKDRAIRLQIHKLHVVTLLASAKIRNQWASNALLKARLLSLLPHPLQAAFVIPPKRFPDRAQRSRLFLDALQSLVTWWSQVFFDVSDPALGMQTRTWDFVQEIVDRLPRLQKADFQSGSLLSSRPKKKSSSPKKAKGKGKEKAGDDDIMDLLEDEIPDERLRSVNSVMKKALQQEGSRDMSALLFVSLARACGLGARLVVSLQPVPWRAEKAPPKKKPRAGAGSGAKGLHSRQGMGPDPESEDEDEFEEVPIPGVDDKPGKLPKKNRVRGAGHRLKDPADVFRLRQPRPAPQRLGSKPKPKPKPTDLSAYPPVFWAEVFSRSDQRWIPVDPLSGVIRKKAPFEPSNDNGPVRMIYVVGFEEDGYARDVTLRYAKNFGAKTSKLRPPPQKDGTDWWAQFSSHLQRPVRLNRDDLEDAELEMSQVSEGMPLHMTGFKDHPIYVLERHLKREEVILPKREIGRFKGEPVYRRKNVLACRTADNWMRIGRTVKIGQDPLKWVKQRAVTIQKRRAQELAMQEQGEPVQQGLYAEYQTELYYPPPIKDGIMPQNAFGNIDLYVPTMLPAGAAHLPFKGIAKVAKQMGVSYAEAVTSFEFKSQRAVPVITGIVVAEEKEAAVLDAYYKSTAAADERAKIRKEELALKRWAKLVNGLRVRIRLRAEYGTGEELHNQQHNPMGDAQPSRNGPDKKTAASIIALSNNQNTEAWVDRFKARTPSPEPDEEAEPVPEPVEEPPAPPTRASRRNGTTTAAPIKIKLNVPLAALPKATPKAAAKSTAKAKASGRPKRASRGKRARDDDDSEAQSSEGSDATPRRVPAPAPAASTRSLRSRAPKSEQQQRDEAERRAAVRAALASDEEEY from the exons ATGGTGGGGGGAACAAGAAGGCCAGAGCCACGGCGGTTGTCCAAGGCTGAGAAGGGCAAAGGAAAGG ccACGGCAATCGAGGTCCCAGACTCGCCCATCATGATCCAAGACTCgtccgacgaggaagaggaagacgagtTTGAAGAGGTCGCTATCCCTTCCCACGTTGGCTCATCGTCCATGGCTGGCACGCCGCTGTCCGCGTCGACACCCAACAACTATgacgtcgagtcggcgaACGAAGCTTCGCTCGCGGATGTTGACATTGGGCACGGATACttggacgacgatgatgaagAACCAGAGGAGGAACGGGTCATCCAGGTCGTGATCGGAGGAGAGACTGAAGAGCAGAAGGCCAAACGGATAGCCTTGGCTCTGCGCAA GAAGCCATTGACTGCCAAGGACCGAGCCATCCGCCTTCAGATCCACAAGCTTCACGTTGTCACCTTGCTGGCCTCTGCAAAAATCCGTAATCAGTGGGCTTCCAACGCGTTGCTGAAG GCCCGCCTCCTGTCTCTACTTCCCCACCCCTTGCAGGCGGCGTTCGTCATCCCTCCCAAGCGGTTTCCAGATCGTGCCCAGCGCTCCCGgctcttcctcgacgcccttcAGTCCCTCGTGACATGGTGGTCACAGGTGTTCTTCGACGTCTCAGACCCGGCGCTGGGAATGCAGACGCGGACATGGGACTTTGTTCAGGAGATTGTCGACCGGTTACCTCGCTTACAAAAGGCCGACTTCCAAAGTGGTTCGTTACTTAGCAGCCGccccaagaagaagagcaGCAGCCCCAAGAAGGCCAAAGGGAAAGGAaaggagaaggccggcgacgacgacatcatggacctgctcgaggacgagattCCAGACGAGCGGCTGCGGTCTGTCAACAGCGTCATGAAGAAGGCCCTTCAGCAAGAGGGTTCACGAGACATGTCGGCTCTCCTGTTCGTCTCCCTTGCGCGTGCCTGTGGACTTGGTGCACGTCTCGTGGTCAGTCTCCAGCCAGTGCCATGGCGTGCGGAGAAGGCTCCGCCGAAGAAGAAGCCTCGGGCGGGagctggcagcggcgcgaaAGGGCTTCACAGTCGACAGGGAATGGGGCCTGATCCCGAGAGCGAAGATGAGGACGAGTTCGAGGAAGTGCCAATACCTGGGGTGGACGACAAGCCGGGGAAGCTGCCGAAGAAGAATCGGGTGCGAGGCGCTGGCCACCGGTTGAAGGATCCAGCAGATGTCTTTCGACTGAGGCAGCCAAGGCCGGCACCACAGCGCCTGGGTTCCAAGCCCAAGCCAAAACCAAAGCCTACAG ACCTCAGCGCATATCCGCCTGTCTTCTGGGCCGAGGTGTTCAGCCGTTCAGACCAGCGGTGGATCCCTGTCGACCCCTTATCTGGCGTCATCAGAAAGAAGGCGCCATTCGAGCCCTCGAACGACAACGGACCTGTGCGCATGATCTACGTCGTTGGGTTTGAAGAGG ATGGATATGCTCGTGACGTGACGCTCCGCTACGCGAAGAACTTTGGTGCCAAGACGTCGAAGCTTCGCCCTCCCCCTCAGAAGGACGGTACGGATTGGTGGGCACAGTTCAGTTCCCACCTCCAGCGGCCCGTTAGGTTGAATCGGGATGATCTCGAagacgccgagctggagaTGAGTCAGGTGTCTGAAGGCATGCCGTTGCACATGACTGGCTTCAAGGACCATCCAAT CTATGTCCTCGAGCGTCATCTGAAACGCGAAGAGGTCATTCTTCCAAAAAGAGAGATAGGAAGATTCAAGGGCGAACCAGTCTACAGACGCAAGAATGTTCTTGCGTGTCGAACCGCAGACAACTGGATGCGCATCGGCCGCACTGTCAAGATCGGGCAGGACCCACTCAAATGGGTCAAGCAGCGCGCTGTTACAATCCAGAAGCGCCGTGCCCAGGAGCTCGCCATGCAAGAGCAAGGTGAGCCTGTTCAGCAGGGCCTTTACGCCGAGTACCAGACGGAGCTGTATTACCCGCCTCCCATCAAGGAT GGCATCATGCCTCAGAACGCGTTCGGCAATATCGACCTCTACGTGCCTACCATGCTCCCAGCCGGCGCTGCCCACCTGCCGTTCAAGGGAATTGCAAAGGTCGCCAAGCAGATGGGCGTCAGCTACGCGGAAGCTGTTACTTCCTTCGAGTTCAAGAGTCAAAGGGCTGTCCCTGTTATCACTGGAATCGTTGTCGCGGAGGAGAAGGAAGCCGCGGTCCTGGACGCATACTACAAgtccactgctgctgcggacGAGCGAGCGAAGATTCGAAAGGAAGAACTTGCGCTCAAGCGATGGGCAAAGCTTGTCAATGGTCTGCGTGTGCGAATCCGACTGCGGGCTGAGTATGGTActggcgaggag CTGCATAATCAGCAACACAACCCGATGGGGGATGCCCAGCCGTCGCGAAATGGACCTGACAAGAAGACGGCCGCTTCGATCATTGCGCTTTCGAACAATCAAAACACGGAGGCGTGGGTTGATCGCTTCAAAGCGCGGACTCCCAGCCCGGAGCcagacgaggaggccgagccTGTGCCGGAGCCAGTCGAGGAGCCTCCAGCTCCTCCCACTCGAGCGTCACGCCGGaacggcaccaccaccgcggcccCAATCAAGATCAAGTTGAATGTTCCCCTTGCTGCTCTCCCTAAGGCTACCCCTAAAGCCGCTGCCAAGTCGACAGCAAAGGCAAAGGCCAGCGGGAGACCCAAGAGGGCGAGTAGAGGGAAGCGGGCgagggacgacgacgacagcgaagCCCAGTCATCTGAAGGCTCTGACGCTACGCCTCGCCGTGTACCTGCACCTGCGCCGGCCGCATCCACACGCAGCCTCAGGAGCCGCGCCCCAAAGTCTGAGCAACAGCAGCGAGATGAGGCAGAGAGGAGAGCGGCTGTGCGTGCGGCACTCGCCAGTGACGAAGAGGAGTACTAG
- the ZOP1 gene encoding Zinc finger protein ZOP1 yields MSEYWVSKKQYWCKYCSIFIRDDAPSKRLHESGLKHQGNKERFIRDLYKGGERAKRDKEIEAQEYARIEAAAKSAHAKDKGMSAPAPAPRRVAIASSSRTRTAPSGDKFANYSSAAQLGFDDEETQLSSYEIEQMVRGRGTAVGAWEEVVEPKVVYGADGLPELKRKADEAEVVDEDDPDSFKFSHRDKRPVRDVWDDDDWDPKAALSGLKLKSKGSAGDNPAEAKPTPAPAAAPVAPGAALDRSAWSGKLELGAGSSGAAAARAEGESESKEDKPDAPDAAPEPKAEDEAKPADAAQLADSKPDVKPGAEAAAAVPASAEPAAEPAAPSSMFKKRRPPPSSRKK; encoded by the exons ATGTCAGA ATACTGGGTATCCAAAAAGCAGTACTGGTGCAAGTACTGCTCGATCTTCATCCGCGATGACGCGCCGTCGAAGCGGCTGCACGAGAGCGGCCTCAAGCATCAGGGCAACAAGGAGCGCTTCATCCGCGACCTGtacaagggcggcgagcgggccaAGCGGGACAAGGAGATCGAGGCGCAGGAGTATGCGCGGATCGAGGCG GCAGCAAAGTCGGCCCACGCAAAGGACAAAGGCATgtccgcgcccgcgccggccccgcggcgcgtcgcgatcgcatcgtcctcgcgcacacGCACAGCGCCCTCAGGCGACAAGTTTGCCAACTACTCTAgcgccgcgcagctgggcttcgacgacgaggagacccAGCTGAGCAGCTACGAGATCGAGCAGATggtgcgcgggcgcgggacggccgtcggcgcgtgggaggaggtcgtgGAGCCGAAAGTCGTgtacggcgccgacgggctgcccgagctcaagcgcaaggcggacgaggcggaggtcgtcgacgaggacgacccggACAGCTTCAAGTTCTCGCACCGGGATAAGCGCCCCGTCCGCGACGtgtgggacgacgacgactgggaccCCAAGGCGGCGCTGAGCGGGCTCAAGTTGAAGAGCAAGGGCTCGGCGGGGGACAATCCGGCTGAGGCCAAACccacgccggcaccagcCGCGGCCCCCGTGGCGCctggcgctgcgctcgaccGCTCGGCGTGGAGTGGaaagctcgagctcggagcCGGGAGTagtggtgcggcggcggctcgggccgagggcgagtccGAGTCGAAGGAGGACAAGCCAGACGCACCAGACGCAGCGCCAgagcccaaggccgaggacgaggccaagcCTGCGGACGCAGCGCAGCTTGCCGACTCCAAGCCCGACGTCAAGCCCGGGGCagaggccgctgccgctgtccCCGCGTCTGCAGAGCCGGCCGCCGAACCAGCCGCCCCTTCCTCCATGTTCAAGAagcgccgcccaccaccttcctcgcgcaAAAAGTAG
- the sde2 gene encoding Telomere maintenance protein SDE2: MVTVHLRLPSPLGTQVLDLPGSTALGSLLPEGWETQAYLRTRSSGPLSPLAPVSSLARPTAPSHPISIDVVARLHGGKGGFGAQLRAAGGRMSGGKSDNVDSCRDLNGRRLGSIKEAKKQSELVESLPVLRAKAAAETKAKLEALERKLGVSSDAIDAKADGSGAKHLAEVDLEELARKKHKFDDNKFMEESREINENVRSAVAAALLKKKKKKTDAAKQNKDKASMPPPKVATSA; this comes from the exons ATGGTCACAGtccacctccgcctccccagcccgctcggcacgcaggtcctcgacctccccgGCTCGACGGCCCTCGGATCCCTCCTCCCGGAGGGGTGGGAGACGCAAGCGTACCTGCGGACACGCTCCTCGGGCCCCCTGTCTCCGCTCGCTCCcgtctcgtcgctcgcgcgccccACGGCCCCGTCCCACCCGATCAGCATCGATGTCGTTGCGCGCCTgcacggcggcaagggcggtttcggcgcccagctgcgcgcggccggtGGACGCATGAGCGGCGGGAAGAGCGACAACGTCGACTCGTGCCGGGACCTCAATGGCCGGCGTTTGGGGAGCATCAAGGAGGCGAAGAA GCAATCAGAGCTCGTGGAGAGCCTGCCCGTCCTCCgggccaaggcggcggccgagaccaaggccaagctcgaggcactggagcgcaagctcggcgtctCGAGCGACGCGATCGACGCCAAGGCTGATGGGTCTGGCGCGAAGcaccttgccgaggtcgacttggaggagctcgcgcgcaagaAGCACAAGTTTGACGACAACAAGTTCATGGAGGAAAGCCGCGAGATCAACGAGAATGTCCGTtcggccgtcgctgccgccttgctcaagaagaagaagaagaagaccgacgccgccaagcagaacaaggacaaggcgTCCATGCCCCCGCCCAAGGTCGCAACGTCGGCGTAA